CTATTACTGTGGCTCCATCAGTGCTGGCAGTGGGGGGCTGTCTTACCGAGGTGGGGTGTGGAGGGGAGAGCATGACAAGCATGTACTAGCAGCCACTTCATGGTCTCGCCGTCGGACTTGTGGTCGAGCTCCCGCGTGATCTAGAAGATCCACGCGACGCAGAGCGCGGGCATCCGGATTCGACGGCCCCGACCATCGACCATGGTGTGGCGGCATCCGGATCATGGGATGCAGGAGAGGGAACCACGCGGACCTTCCATGGAGAGCCTGGTTGAGGTCGGCGCAAGATCGTTCCCTTTCATGGCCATGGAGAGCACAGTGGATCCGTGTGGTTGCCGGTGTCGGGTCGGGGTCGGCGTGGTGGAGCGAGTAGAGTGGATCTGGGGAGATGCGCGCAGATGGAGACGCGCACATACGGTGAGATTTGGGCGCGGATAGCAGAGAGGAGAACGGGGGCGAGAGAGACGGCCAGACGCGCGCAGATGGCGGGCGGGGATGGCGGTTGGTGCTGAGCAGAGCGGAGGGTGTCGCGGGTGGGAGTgggaggcagaaccgtgcaccacaccgtgtggacgcctacactgtggtcttaagtagtagtagagataaCTAGACTACCCTTCTTCTGTTTAAACAAAAGTGGTGGTAATAGAAATAAATTTTGCGAAATCAACAAGTGCATGACGTAGTTAAACGAACAAAAGTTGATTTTAGTTGAGGAAGGCCAACTTTTTTGTTTTTACAAGACTCAGAATCCACTTTCTATAAACTAGGACATACACTAGTATGTTTGAAAACACTAGTTTCTATAAACCAGTTTCTTAAAATCTGGGTGCTTCCAAACATGCCCTTAGAGCAATGTTAATAATATAGCCTATAGTGGAATTTATGATGCTGCAATGTCATATATAGCCAACTAAAAACATAGTAATATAATGACTCTATCATGATACAAGTTGTACATTTCGAACATGTTTGGTTTGGTGCCTCACTTGCCATAGTTTATCACGCTTAACATTAGACAAGTTTGATCGAGTTAGACATTTGTTTGGTTTGTAGCTAAAGTTGTGACATGCTTTTTCTTCTGTTGCATTGGTCCTACTCATCAATGACTTATAAAAGTGTGACAAAATTCTCTTAGGCAGCCAAGATATGGCGTAGAGTTTAAGCACTTAACCTTAGGCAAGTGTGGCATAAAATGTACGTCAATTTTTGGCACCTTAGGTATACAACCAAACATGCCCTTTCTCTACTCCTTTAAAGcacaagtttcatgcatcgtgcaTCATGTGCGAAGCACGTAAATCAGTTCTCCTTCTCTACTTCTCGCCTACCAGTTACCAGATTGGCCGTGAGAAACCACCTTAGACCAACACAATAGGAAGCTACACGCAGCGCAACACTATCATATAGTACACCTCTCTAGCCGAAGGAGGACTAGCGATCGAGCCAACTATAAGAAAAGGAATTGAGCTCGTTTTTTAACTTTACCTTACTGGgccttttgaaagggaaatatggtttaaccttttcctataaatgattttggtggttgaatgcccaacacaaataattggactaactagtttgctctagattatatattctacaggtgcataaaggttcaacacaaaccaataaaagatcaaagttagggttcaaaaggaaaggagcaaagaaacccaagtgtgctctagtctggcgcaccggacagtgtccggtgcaccaggaccgtacaactccgaactcttcaccttcgggtttctcagacgccgctccgctataattcaccggactgtccggtgggtcaccggactatccggtgtgacagcggagcaacggctcttcggcgcaacggtcgactgcacagtgcccctGACAGCGCTACAGTTCGCGACAGAAGTCATAGCAGAGGTCAGAGGCACACCGGACGGTGAATAGTGCAtgtctggtgcggcaccggactgtctggtgccaccagaagacagcgctccaacggtcgactgcgtcagaaccctaacggttgggtgacgtggctggcgcaccggacagtgtccgatggcgcaccggactgtccggtgcgcccatcgatagcagccacccccaacggttattttggtggaaataccccccaaccacctccactccaaccatccaagcattcatcactctccattcagtacaagagcaaagtgcaacattctaagacacaaatcaaagccaccgatccgattaaagtccccaattcaattctagtgcattaggacttgtgagaggatcacttgtgtttcttgttgctcttgtttgcttggcttggctttcttttctttctcacttctta
This portion of the Zea mays cultivar B73 chromosome 2, Zm-B73-REFERENCE-NAM-5.0, whole genome shotgun sequence genome encodes:
- the LOC100502040 gene encoding uncharacterized protein LOC100502040 — encoded protein: MCASPSARISPDPLYSLHHADPDPTPATTRIHCALHGHERERSCADLNQALHGRSAWFPLLHPMIRMPPHHGRWSGPSNPDARALRRVDLLDHAGARPQVRRRDHEVAASTCLSCSPLHTPPR